Part of the Chloroflexota bacterium genome is shown below.
CGCCCGCGATGTAACCGAAGTGCGCCACCAGAATCTGGGCTGCGGTTTTCAGGGCCTCTTCGGGCGTGATGGTCTCGTCCGTCCAGATTTCCAAAATCAGGCGGTCGTAATTGGTGCTCTGGCCGACGCGCGCCGAGGTGACTTCCCAATTGACGCGCTTCACCGGCGAGAAGATGGCATCCACAGCCAGTTCGCCGATGGGCAGTTGGCGGCTGCGTTCCACTGCGGGGGAGTAGCCGCGCCCGCGCTCGACGGTCATTGCCATTTCCAGCGTCGCGTCCGGGTCGTCCACCGTGAAGAGGTAGAGGTCGGGGTTGACAATTTCCACCTCAGGGGGGGCAATGATGTCGGCCGCGGTGACGATGCCTTCCCCGTGGACTTCCAGATACAGCAAGGCGGTATCCACGTCGTGGAGTTTGAAACGCAACTGCTTGAGTTGCAGACTGATTTGCAAGACGTCTTCCCGCACACCGGGAATAGCACTGAACTCGTGCAGCACATTGGAAACGCGCACGGAGGTCACCGCCGCGCCTTCCAGCGAGGAGAGCAACACCCGCCGCAAGGCGTTCCCCAAAGTCACGCCGTAGCCGCGCTCAAGGGGGCTGATGACAAAGCGGCTATAGTTGAGCGCTTCCAGATCGCGCTCAATGCGAGGTGTTACCATATTACCCAAACCGACCACAGTTCACCCCTTCCCTGGGCTTTCACCCAAGCATTAGCGCGAGTAGTATTCCACGATGAGTTGTTCGTTGATGTTGCTGTCGATTTCGCCGCGTTCGGGCAGGCGCTCCACCCGACCGGTCAAGGCGTTCATGTCGCGGCTCAGCCAGGCAGGCGGGGTCTGCTTTTCTGCCCATTCGGGCAACACCTGCTTGAAGTAGCTGCGGCGGCGCGATTCGGGGCGAATGCCCACGACATCGCCGGGGCGCAGCAGCATGGAAGGCACATCCACACGGCGGCCATTGACGGTGAAGTGCCCGTGGGTCACCAGCAGGCGCGCTTCTGCACGGCTGCGGGCAAAGCCCAGGCGATAGACGACGTTATCGAGCCGCGACTCCAAAATCTGGAGCAGGTTCAAGCCGGTCAGGCCGCGGCGCTGGAGGGCCACTTCGTAGTAGCGGCGGAACTGGCGTTCCAGCACGCCATAGATGCGGCGGGCGCGCTGCTTGGCGCGCAACTGCTTGGCATAGTCCGATTCGCGGCGGCGGCTGAAGCGCGCCATCCGCCCATGTTCACCCGGCGGGTAGGCGTGCCGCTCCATCGGGCACTTGTTGGTGAAGCACTTTTCGCCTTTCAGGAACAACTTTTCGCCTTCACGGCGGCAAAGTTTGCATGCAGGTCCCAGATATTTAGCCATAGATCTACCTCAATCCCCAGATTAGACGCGCCGCTTCTTGGGCGGGCGGCAACCGTTGTGCGGCACAGGGGTCACATCCGAAATGGACAGGATTTTCAGGCCCATCGCCTGCAGGGCGCGCAGGGAAGCGTCGCGTCCCGGGCCAGGGCCCTTGACGAAGACATGCGCCGCACGCATGCCCATATCCATCGCTGCTTTCACGGCTTGCTCGGTCGCCAGCCGGGCGGCAAAGGGAGTGCTTTTGCGGGAACCCTTGAATCCCGCGGTGCCGCCGCTGGCCCACGCCACGACATTGCCGTGCTCGTCGGTGACTGAGACGATGGTGTTGTTGAACGTCGCGTGGATGTGCACATGCCCCTGAGGCAGATGCCGCTTGATTTTCTTGGCGCTGCTGCGCCGTCGGGAACGCGTATTCCTCGCCATAGACCTTGTTTCTCCTAAATAGCAATTTCAGCATGGGGGCGGGCCAACACCCGCGCAGCCCACAGGTTGTTACTTCTTCTTGGCGCCGCGACGGCGACCACGGCCAGCCACGGTCTTCTTCGGGCCTTTGCGTGTGCGGGCATTGGTGCGCGTGCGCTGACCATGCACCGGCAGGCCCATGCGATGCCGCAGCCCGCGGTAACTGCCGATTTCGATCAGGCGCTTGATGTTCATCTGCACTTCGCGGCGCAGGTCGCCTTCCGTCTTGTAGTTGCTGCTGATGAACTCGCGCAGGCGGGCAATTTCTTCGTCGGTGAGGTCTTTCACCCGCGTGTCAGGGTTGACCTGGGTGGCAGCCAGCACCTCTTTCGCCCGCGACCGGCCAATGCCGTAAATGTAGGTCAGGGCGATTTCAATTCGCTTGTTACGTGGTAAATCTACACCTTCAATACGCGCCATGGTGCTACCCCTGTCGCTGTTTGTGTCGAGGATTGTCGCAAATCACATACACCCGCCCTTTGCGGCGGACGATTTTGCACTTGGAACAGCGCTTTTTTACAGACGCAGAAACTTTCATGGTTTGGCTCTCCTTCGTTCTTGGCTCGTGCCTGGCAAAGTTGAAATTATACCAGACCCTTCCACTCCCGTCCAGGTGACGCGAGAAGGCGGTCAGACTACCGTGAGGATGTCAGGGCCATCCTCTGTGATAGCCACAGTGTGTTCGAAGTGGGCGGTCAGGCTGCCGTCGGCGGAAACTACCGTCCACTTGTCGGGCAAGACGCGGGTCTTGGGGGTGCCGATCAACACCATGGGTTCCAGGGCAATGACCATGCCCACCCGCAGCATCACACCGCGGCCCGGCGTACCGTAGTTAGGCACCGAGGGGCCTTCGTGCATTTCGCACCCCACACCGTGGCCGGTGTATTCGCGGGTCACATGATAGCCGTGGGATTCCACATAGCGTTGAATTGCCGCGGAGACATCCCCAACGCGGTTGCCCGGGTGCATCTGCTCGATGCCGATGTAAAGCGCCCGCTCCGTCACTTCTAACAACCGCTGGGCCTCGGGAGAGATTTCTCCTATGCCCATGGTGAACGCCGAGTCTCCAACGTAACCTTTGTAAATCGTACCGCAGTCAATGG
Proteins encoded:
- a CDS encoding DNA-directed RNA polymerase subunit alpha, producing the protein MVTPRIERDLEALNYSRFVISPLERGYGVTLGNALRRVLLSSLEGAAVTSVRVSNVLHEFSAIPGVREDVLQISLQLKQLRFKLHDVDTALLYLEVHGEGIVTAADIIAPPEVEIVNPDLYLFTVDDPDATLEMAMTVERGRGYSPAVERSRQLPIGELAVDAIFSPVKRVNWEVTSARVGQSTNYDRLILEIWTDETITPEEALKTAAQILVAHFGYIAGVSEEELGTPRPAAPKEKTWHSGLTSEMMETPLEELDLSVRVFNSLKRAGVTTVGEVLDMLGKGEEAMLSIRNFGEKSLDELLSKMREKGFLPEDED
- a CDS encoding 30S ribosomal protein S4, with protein sequence MAKYLGPACKLCRREGEKLFLKGEKCFTNKCPMERHAYPPGEHGRMARFSRRRESDYAKQLRAKQRARRIYGVLERQFRRYYEVALQRRGLTGLNLLQILESRLDNVVYRLGFARSRAEARLLVTHGHFTVNGRRVDVPSMLLRPGDVVGIRPESRRRSYFKQVLPEWAEKQTPPAWLSRDMNALTGRVERLPERGEIDSNINEQLIVEYYSR
- a CDS encoding 30S ribosomal protein S11, with the protein product MARNTRSRRRSSAKKIKRHLPQGHVHIHATFNNTIVSVTDEHGNVVAWASGGTAGFKGSRKSTPFAARLATEQAVKAAMDMGMRAAHVFVKGPGPGRDASLRALQAMGLKILSISDVTPVPHNGCRPPKKRRV
- a CDS encoding 30S ribosomal protein S13, whose amino-acid sequence is MARIEGVDLPRNKRIEIALTYIYGIGRSRAKEVLAATQVNPDTRVKDLTDEEIARLREFISSNYKTEGDLRREVQMNIKRLIEIGSYRGLRHRMGLPVHGQRTRTNARTRKGPKKTVAGRGRRRGAKKK
- a CDS encoding 50S ribosomal protein L36, translating into MKVSASVKKRCSKCKIVRRKGRVYVICDNPRHKQRQG
- the map gene encoding type I methionyl aminopeptidase, with product MSWDRQIVLKSPREIEIMREAGRINALALQAVREAARPGVTTAELDAVAEEVIRSHGAIPAFKGYPGPYPYPATITVSINDELVHGIPSKQRKLREGDIVSIDCGTIYKGYVGDSAFTMGIGEISPEAQRLLEVTERALYIGIEQMHPGNRVGDVSAAIQRYVESHGYHVTREYTGHGVGCEMHEGPSVPNYGTPGRGVMLRVGMVIALEPMVLIGTPKTRVLPDKWTVVSADGSLTAHFEHTVAITEDGPDILTVV